A genomic window from Levilactobacillus yonginensis includes:
- a CDS encoding NAD(P)H-binding protein, with protein MTKKVMILAANGQIAQIVEHRILTEDQFSEVELTLFLRNTSRLANLQDNPWVTLVEGDITDPAAVSAAMVGQDMVFVAVVDHDQQNRLTKSVIAGMKANAVSRVLFANVLGVYNEVGGEFGRWNSEMIGAGMAPARRSDRLLADSGLDYTTLRLPWLNDRGVKYVVTTKDQAYNGVSGSRESVADVVLTIVADPTKYSRDSIGIADPATEGQDRPVY; from the coding sequence ATGACTAAAAAAGTAATGATTTTAGCAGCTAACGGGCAGATTGCCCAAATTGTTGAACACCGTATTCTAACGGAAGATCAATTCTCAGAGGTTGAATTAACCCTGTTCTTAAGAAATACTAGTCGTTTAGCCAATTTGCAAGATAATCCATGGGTGACGTTAGTTGAAGGAGATATCACCGATCCAGCTGCTGTGAGTGCCGCCATGGTTGGTCAAGACATGGTGTTTGTTGCCGTTGTCGACCATGACCAACAGAACCGGTTAACCAAGAGTGTTATTGCAGGGATGAAGGCCAATGCCGTTTCCCGAGTTTTGTTTGCAAATGTTTTGGGTGTATACAATGAAGTTGGCGGTGAGTTTGGTCGGTGGAATTCAGAGATGATTGGTGCGGGGATGGCACCAGCTCGGCGCTCCGATCGTTTATTGGCTGACTCGGGCTTGGACTACACGACGTTGCGACTACCATGGTTGAATGATCGTGGTGTTAAATACGTGGTGACCACCAAGGACCAGGCCTACAATGGTGTTTCAGGCTCACGAGAGAGTGTAGCCGACGTTGTTTTGACGATAGTTGCTGACCCCACCAAGTACAGTCGGGATAGTATTGGAATTGCAGATCCCGCTACCGAGGGTCAAGACCGGCCCGTATATTAA
- a CDS encoding KUP/HAK/KT family potassium transporter: protein MKSTTQRLSALGMLMTLGIVYGDIGTSPLYVMNAIIGAAGHQEMAASTPVMLGSISLIFWTLMLITTIKYILLAMRADNRHEGGIFALYALVRNHMRWLIIPALIGGAALLADGTLTPAVTVTSAIEGLKGQTLGPLQFSTTQGWVLAVVTGILLGLFLIQRFGTELIGWSFGPLMFIWFGFIGAVGLVNLLTLPTLLRALSPLYAVQFLFSPINRQGIFILGSVFLATTGAEALYSDMGQVGKHNIYGTWPFVYVTLMLSYLGQGAWVIHHPAQLMAIRSVNPFYAMVPAHWRLFAIVIATLAAIIASQALITGSFTLVHEAMGLKLLPRLRIKFPGHVKSQLYIGTVNWLLCAITLTIVWYFRTSSHMEAAYGLAITVTMLMTTVLLHAFLRKRHHRVLARAFIVCFGLLESLFLLASLVKFVHGGYVTLIITLLILTVMVFWYYGNRRRDAHLEEKEDVSLLNFLPQLQALSKDKNVPPFATNLVYLSNVADDYAIKRAVIYSILDQQPKRARVYWFVTVNEADTPYECSYTVESLGTRNVMNVQLYLGFKKPQRLNVYLRQIVNDLLAEGVLDDQAPRYSSMPERRVGNFKFVILNQEFQDLGVQGNLPALDRLLIGGRLLLQRITLSPKRWYGLEFSDVVEEKVPLFIGQTPDRTLRRRG, encoded by the coding sequence ATGAAATCCACGACACAGCGGTTGTCCGCACTAGGGATGTTGATGACTCTAGGAATTGTGTACGGAGACATTGGGACGTCACCATTGTACGTGATGAACGCCATTATCGGTGCGGCCGGTCATCAAGAAATGGCGGCCAGTACACCCGTGATGTTGGGAAGTATTTCGTTGATTTTCTGGACGTTGATGCTGATTACGACGATTAAATACATCTTACTAGCCATGCGAGCCGACAACCGGCATGAAGGGGGGATCTTTGCCCTCTATGCCTTGGTGCGCAACCACATGCGTTGGTTGATTATTCCTGCGCTGATTGGTGGCGCGGCCCTTTTAGCGGATGGGACGCTTACGCCAGCTGTGACGGTGACTTCGGCGATTGAAGGCCTAAAAGGGCAAACGCTGGGTCCACTACAATTTAGTACGACGCAGGGTTGGGTCTTGGCGGTGGTGACGGGCATCCTGCTGGGGCTTTTCTTAATTCAACGCTTTGGGACAGAACTAATTGGGTGGTCGTTTGGTCCGCTAATGTTCATCTGGTTTGGGTTTATCGGTGCCGTGGGGCTAGTCAATTTACTAACGTTGCCGACTCTGTTACGGGCTTTATCGCCACTGTACGCGGTACAATTTTTATTCAGCCCCATTAATCGGCAGGGAATCTTTATTTTGGGGAGTGTCTTCCTGGCAACCACTGGGGCTGAAGCTCTGTATTCGGACATGGGCCAGGTGGGAAAGCACAACATCTATGGTACCTGGCCATTCGTGTATGTAACGTTGATGCTGAGCTACCTGGGTCAGGGGGCCTGGGTGATTCACCACCCGGCGCAGCTCATGGCGATCCGCTCGGTCAACCCGTTCTACGCCATGGTTCCCGCGCACTGGCGGTTGTTTGCCATTGTGATTGCTACATTGGCGGCCATTATTGCCTCGCAAGCGTTGATCACGGGGTCCTTTACGCTGGTTCATGAAGCCATGGGACTCAAATTATTGCCGCGACTGCGAATTAAATTTCCTGGTCACGTGAAGAGCCAACTGTATATTGGTACCGTGAACTGGCTGTTATGCGCGATTACCCTGACGATTGTCTGGTACTTCCGCACGTCTAGCCACATGGAGGCGGCCTACGGGTTGGCTATTACAGTAACCATGTTGATGACGACGGTGCTCTTGCACGCGTTTCTCCGCAAGCGGCATCATAGGGTGTTGGCGCGGGCCTTCATCGTCTGCTTCGGTCTCCTGGAAAGTTTGTTTCTCTTAGCCAGCTTGGTTAAGTTCGTACACGGTGGGTACGTCACGCTGATCATTACGCTGCTCATTTTGACGGTCATGGTGTTCTGGTATTACGGTAATCGCCGCAGGGACGCGCACCTGGAGGAAAAAGAGGATGTGTCCTTACTAAACTTCTTACCACAGTTGCAAGCGCTGAGTAAGGACAAAAATGTGCCACCGTTTGCCACAAATTTGGTTTATCTAAGCAACGTGGCGGACGACTACGCTATCAAGCGAGCGGTCATTTATTCCATTCTGGATCAGCAGCCTAAGCGTGCGCGGGTCTACTGGTTTGTGACGGTGAATGAGGCGGACACGCCTTACGAGTGCTCGTACACTGTAGAATCGCTGGGGACGCGCAACGTGATGAACGTGCAACTGTACCTGGGTTTCAAGAAGCCACAACGGCTCAACGTCTATCTGCGCCAAATCGTCAATGACCTGTTGGCAGAGGGAGTGTTGGATGACCAAGCTCCCCGATATTCCAGTATGCCAGAGCGCCGGGTTGGTAACTTTAAATTTGTTATTTTAAATCAAGAGTTCCAGGACCTGGGGGTACAAGGCAATCTGCCAGCATTGGACCGATTACTGATTGGAGGACGATTATTGTTACAACGCATCACGCTGTCGCCCAAGCGCTGGTACGGGTTGGAATTTAGTGATGTGGTCGAAGAGAAAGTCCCCTTGTTTATTGGGCAAACGCCAGACCGAACTTTGCGGCGCCGTGGGTAG
- a CDS encoding aldo/keto reductase gives METVKLNDGNSMPVFGFGVFQIADLNVAEQAVVDAIHTGYRLLDTAQSYGNEEAVGKGIKRSGVKREDLFITSKLWVTDTGYDATKKAFETSLKKLQLDYLDLYLIHQPYGDVYGSWRAMEDLQKEGKIKSIGLSNFDSDRLIDLTLFNDIKPALNQIEINPWNQQPTSIDFMREQNIQPEAWAPFAEGKHDIFTNDVLSGIATSHNKSVGQVILRWLTQQKIVALAKSVHQERMAENLDIFDFTLTDDEMQAISRLDRKESQFFNHRDPAAVARIATLH, from the coding sequence ATGGAAACTGTAAAACTAAATGATGGTAACTCAATGCCCGTCTTTGGCTTTGGCGTCTTTCAAATCGCTGATTTGAATGTTGCCGAACAAGCTGTCGTTGACGCAATTCATACCGGGTACCGCTTACTCGATACCGCCCAATCGTATGGTAACGAAGAAGCTGTCGGTAAGGGGATTAAACGTTCAGGGGTTAAGCGTGAAGACCTATTTATCACCTCTAAGTTATGGGTAACCGACACTGGCTACGATGCAACCAAGAAGGCCTTTGAAACATCCCTTAAGAAACTCCAGCTGGACTACCTTGACCTCTACCTCATTCACCAACCCTATGGCGACGTTTATGGGTCCTGGCGGGCGATGGAAGATTTACAAAAAGAAGGTAAGATCAAGTCGATTGGTCTCTCCAACTTCGATAGTGACCGGCTGATTGATTTGACTCTGTTTAATGACATTAAACCGGCCCTCAACCAGATCGAAATCAATCCCTGGAACCAGCAGCCTACAAGTATTGACTTCATGCGTGAGCAAAACATTCAACCAGAGGCGTGGGCTCCATTTGCTGAAGGTAAGCACGATATTTTCACGAACGACGTTTTAAGTGGCATCGCAACCAGTCACAATAAATCCGTTGGCCAAGTTATCCTGCGTTGGTTGACCCAACAAAAAATTGTGGCTTTAGCAAAATCCGTTCATCAGGAACGAATGGCAGAAAACCTCGATATCTTTGACTTCACACTAACTGACGATGAAATGCAGGCCATCAGTCGCTTAGACCGGAAGGAAAGCCAATTCTTCAATCACCGTGATCCAGCAGCGGTGGCCCGGATTGCTACTCTACATTAA
- a CDS encoding cation:proton antiporter, protein MALFTSTFVLLLTVAVANLVAQWLPKISNTYFALAAGIIVALIPGLNHLVLEFENETFMIFILAPLLFFEGQITPMVRVGRRIPSILGTAFILAIVSAVVATLGLHGVFAVSLPLALVMVAISTPTDATAFESVVTGRKISERLGNQLKMESLFNDATGLILLQAGLLWLKTSEFSFGQNVGKLLVSAVGGAFVGAVLAGAFMLFRQALVRTDANVVSSQSLIYLLTPIIIYLVAEEFTVSGIIAVVVAGLVHNGEANSSRFSSPRQMYFGLQLMNFSSEILNGAVFVILGISLERIVSSQYRQMFQSVQWLWLGLAVYLLLVLCRVIYAYGFIARRHWRDSWLFALGGVHGTVTLAMTFSILGMVPTGQFQQVILVETVVIIVSMLVPTILFKWLLPQDNDQLSKSAILIRLRREMTAVGIQRVQALDLTAEVKQTVIYELRDQNNTNRLRLFLRRWRQTVSHHAAITYLQSCDQRWAMMQAFASEREFLTEQARQHVVDLNLIHDIYTEVLMSEALVVDPYSRMV, encoded by the coding sequence ATGGCATTATTTACATCGACGTTTGTCTTACTACTTACTGTTGCAGTAGCAAATTTGGTCGCACAGTGGTTACCTAAAATATCGAACACTTATTTTGCGCTAGCAGCGGGGATTATTGTGGCACTCATTCCTGGTTTAAACCATTTAGTACTGGAATTTGAGAATGAGACCTTTATGATTTTTATTCTGGCGCCATTGTTGTTTTTCGAGGGCCAGATTACGCCGATGGTTCGGGTAGGTCGACGAATTCCTAGTATTTTGGGAACTGCCTTTATCTTGGCCATTGTTTCCGCCGTCGTTGCAACGTTGGGTCTACACGGCGTCTTTGCTGTTAGTCTCCCGCTAGCCCTAGTGATGGTGGCTATCAGTACGCCAACTGATGCAACGGCGTTTGAATCAGTTGTCACCGGTCGTAAAATCAGCGAGCGCTTGGGCAATCAGTTAAAAATGGAATCACTCTTTAACGATGCAACTGGCTTGATTCTGCTTCAGGCGGGATTGTTGTGGTTGAAGACTAGTGAGTTCTCCTTTGGCCAAAATGTTGGTAAATTGCTGGTTTCGGCAGTGGGTGGTGCTTTCGTGGGAGCCGTACTGGCAGGGGCATTTATGCTGTTTCGGCAAGCATTGGTGCGGACCGATGCCAATGTGGTGTCCTCACAGTCCTTAATCTACCTGTTAACGCCCATTATCATTTATCTGGTAGCGGAAGAATTTACGGTCTCGGGGATTATTGCTGTAGTTGTGGCGGGTCTCGTCCACAATGGTGAAGCTAACAGTAGTCGGTTTAGTTCGCCGCGACAAATGTACTTTGGCCTGCAACTCATGAATTTTAGTTCGGAAATTTTGAATGGCGCTGTTTTTGTTATTCTGGGAATTAGCCTGGAACGGATTGTCAGCAGTCAATATCGCCAGATGTTCCAGTCGGTTCAATGGTTATGGCTAGGACTCGCTGTTTATCTGCTGCTCGTCTTGTGCCGCGTCATCTATGCTTACGGGTTCATCGCCCGGCGACATTGGCGGGATAGTTGGCTATTTGCACTGGGTGGCGTTCACGGGACGGTAACGTTAGCCATGACGTTCTCAATTCTCGGCATGGTCCCAACTGGGCAATTTCAACAGGTTATTTTAGTGGAAACGGTCGTAATTATTGTCAGCATGCTAGTGCCGACGATTCTTTTCAAGTGGCTTTTGCCGCAAGATAACGATCAGCTTAGTAAGTCAGCTATTTTGATCCGGCTTCGTCGAGAAATGACAGCAGTCGGGATTCAACGAGTTCAGGCGTTAGATTTGACCGCAGAGGTAAAGCAGACGGTTATCTACGAGTTACGTGATCAAAATAATACCAATCGCTTACGGTTATTTCTGCGACGGTGGCGGCAGACCGTTAGCCATCACGCTGCCATCACGTATCTTCAAAGCTGTGACCAACGATGGGCAATGATGCAAGCATTTGCAAGTGAACGGGAGTTTTTAACGGAACAAGCCCGGCAGCACGTTGTCGATTTAAATCTAATTCACGATATTTATACAGAGGTTTTAATGTCGGAGGCGCTAGTCGTCGATCCGTATAGCCGGATGGTGTGA
- a CDS encoding SDR family oxidoreductase has product MENKTWLITGVSSGFGHAMTEQLLAQGKTVIGTVRNTAKVQDLVNQYPETFVSKTLDVTDVAAIHQLVTDLTKVYQIDVLVNNAGYGLFGAAEELSDKEVNQIIATDLTGSIQMVRAILPSMRAQGHGRLVQISSYGGQVAFPGNSMYHAAKFGIEGFMEAVAQEVASFNIGVTIVEPGGARTEFRYGSAQVANFLPAYKDNPAHSFQKMLDPANGLAPGDPVRMASRIIESVDQEPAPLRMVLGSDALENTIVTLEKRVADFKAQKELAASTDFPAEE; this is encoded by the coding sequence ATGGAAAACAAAACATGGTTGATTACAGGTGTTAGCAGTGGCTTTGGGCATGCAATGACTGAGCAACTGTTAGCTCAGGGCAAAACGGTGATTGGAACTGTCCGTAATACGGCTAAAGTTCAAGACCTGGTGAATCAGTATCCTGAAACGTTTGTCAGTAAGACGCTGGATGTGACGGATGTTGCGGCCATTCACCAGTTAGTAACTGATTTAACCAAGGTTTATCAAATCGATGTTCTCGTTAATAATGCTGGATATGGCTTGTTTGGTGCCGCGGAAGAATTGAGTGACAAAGAAGTTAACCAAATTATTGCGACTGATCTAACCGGTTCGATTCAAATGGTTCGGGCAATTCTGCCAAGTATGCGGGCGCAAGGACATGGTCGGTTGGTTCAAATCTCATCGTACGGCGGTCAGGTGGCTTTCCCAGGCAACTCAATGTATCATGCAGCAAAGTTCGGAATTGAAGGGTTTATGGAAGCTGTTGCTCAGGAGGTTGCCAGCTTTAACATTGGTGTGACTATCGTTGAACCGGGTGGTGCTCGCACTGAGTTCCGCTACGGGAGTGCGCAAGTTGCTAATTTCTTACCAGCTTACAAAGACAACCCGGCGCATTCTTTTCAAAAGATGCTAGATCCCGCGAACGGTTTAGCTCCTGGTGATCCAGTGCGGATGGCCAGTCGAATCATTGAAAGTGTTGACCAAGAACCAGCACCATTGCGAATGGTTTTGGGTTCTGATGCACTAGAAAATACGATTGTCACATTGGAAAAGCGAGTAGCAGACTTTAAAGCTCAGAAGGAGTTAGCTGCTTCGACAGATTTTCCAGCTGAAGAATAG
- a CDS encoding flavodoxin family protein yields the protein MGLNNRVKNRSAGSANEKIAGQPITAYQLGKSAGAWRNGAGTESDGQDTNSQNRPTRHLTKTARSLIIYFSRSGSTELLASKIAKQTSADLLEIVVERPYAASYPQTLSRANLERESANFPELNLQVPDLSRYETIYLGYPIWAMTLAHPMTAFLMANGRQLTHKQIAPFMTEGGYGQGNSVERIQDILENQGSQKNRFVPALVVDGNQVDQADKRVAAWVAQVQSGD from the coding sequence ATGGGTTTGAACAATCGTGTTAAGAACCGGTCAGCAGGTTCGGCAAACGAAAAAATTGCTGGCCAGCCAATAACAGCTTATCAATTAGGAAAGTCGGCGGGGGCTTGGCGGAATGGTGCCGGTACCGAATCTGACGGTCAGGACACCAACAGCCAGAATCGACCGACTCGGCATTTAACTAAAACGGCGCGGAGCTTAATTATTTATTTCTCGCGGTCTGGAAGTACAGAACTGCTGGCCAGTAAAATTGCCAAGCAGACGAGTGCAGATCTCCTAGAAATTGTTGTTGAGAGGCCATACGCAGCCAGTTACCCGCAGACATTGTCGCGGGCCAATTTAGAACGGGAGTCGGCCAACTTCCCTGAGCTAAACTTGCAGGTTCCCGATTTGAGTCGGTATGAGACCATTTATTTAGGTTATCCGATCTGGGCAATGACGTTAGCGCATCCAATGACGGCATTCCTAATGGCAAATGGTCGCCAGTTAACGCATAAACAAATTGCCCCCTTTATGACCGAGGGTGGGTATGGGCAAGGAAATAGTGTTGAGCGAATTCAGGATATTTTAGAGAATCAAGGTTCCCAGAAAAATCGATTTGTTCCGGCGTTAGTCGTCGATGGTAATCAGGTGGACCAAGCCGATAAACGCGTTGCGGCGTGGGTCGCACAAGTTCAGTCAGGTGATTAG
- a CDS encoding maltose acetyltransferase domain-containing protein, which translates to MSIFDELYAGKKIDIRNAQYQQEVHGEIDRCNDICHDINATRPSEHEKVLALENELLH; encoded by the coding sequence ATGTCTATTTTTGATGAGCTATATGCAGGCAAGAAGATTGATATTCGTAATGCGCAGTATCAACAGGAAGTTCATGGCGAGATTGACCGGTGTAACGATATTTGCCATGACATTAACGCTACCAGACCAAGCGAGCATGAAAAAGTGCTTGCACTAGAAAATGAACTATTACATTGA
- a CDS encoding NAD(P)-dependent alcohol dehydrogenase — MGQSVKALAADTKGDFASFNQTVIQRRDLRPDDVAIDIKYCGICHSDVSMVQWQGAHFPMVPGHEISGIVTATGSNVQNFKPGDRVGVGCFVNSCGKCAACKAGQEQFCEHGVVVVFDSEDDDGTITQGGYSQAIVVKDHFVLHIPDELALQDAAPLLCAGITTYNPLKRFNVGKDSNVAVIGLGGLGHIAVQFAAKMGAHVTVLGHSESKRNEAQQFGANDYQILKSPADFQALAGHFDFILNTVAADMDLNSYLPLVKANGVFCYVGIPSNDIHFNLFSIFGNQAKVTASNVGGIQMTQEMLDFAAKNNVKPQIEMIGIDDVGQAYQNILDSKVHYRYVIDMSTLA, encoded by the coding sequence ATGGGTCAATCAGTTAAAGCACTCGCCGCTGATACCAAGGGCGATTTTGCTTCATTTAATCAAACAGTGATTCAACGGCGGGATTTGCGGCCAGACGACGTTGCTATCGACATTAAGTATTGTGGTATTTGTCACAGTGACGTCAGCATGGTTCAGTGGCAAGGCGCACATTTTCCAATGGTTCCTGGTCATGAAATTTCTGGAATTGTTACAGCCACTGGAAGTAACGTCCAGAACTTTAAACCTGGCGACCGGGTAGGTGTTGGGTGTTTCGTTAACTCGTGTGGTAAGTGTGCTGCTTGCAAAGCGGGACAGGAACAATTCTGTGAACATGGCGTGGTTGTGGTCTTTGATTCAGAGGATGATGACGGAACAATTACACAAGGTGGGTACTCACAAGCCATCGTGGTCAAAGATCATTTTGTCTTACACATTCCTGATGAACTGGCTTTGCAGGATGCCGCACCGCTGTTGTGTGCCGGGATTACGACCTACAACCCCTTGAAGCGATTTAACGTTGGTAAGGATAGTAACGTGGCCGTCATTGGTTTAGGTGGCTTAGGCCACATTGCGGTACAATTTGCTGCTAAGATGGGCGCACATGTCACAGTCTTGGGTCACTCCGAGAGTAAGCGAAATGAAGCACAACAATTTGGTGCCAACGACTATCAAATTTTAAAGTCGCCAGCAGATTTTCAAGCATTAGCAGGCCATTTTGACTTTATTCTGAATACCGTAGCTGCTGATATGGACCTGAACAGTTATTTGCCGCTAGTTAAGGCTAATGGTGTTTTCTGTTACGTGGGAATCCCTAGCAACGACATTCATTTTAATTTATTCTCAATTTTTGGAAATCAAGCGAAGGTCACGGCTTCTAACGTTGGTGGCATTCAAATGACGCAGGAAATGCTCGACTTTGCTGCTAAGAACAACGTCAAGCCACAGATTGAAATGATTGGTATCGATGATGTCGGTCAGGCTTACCAAAATATTCTGGACAGCAAAGTGCATTACCGTTATGTGATTGATATGTCGACCTTGGCGTAA
- a CDS encoding LlsX family protein — MKHRLIRLSIEGLASFLIVTALLSMSISGTYAYVHAERVNTYTLNIFGLGFYRIFRSAGKISGATLTQGMSIIWLVGSVMLWGLSELRHHWVSQ, encoded by the coding sequence ATGAAACATCGGTTGATTCGATTAAGTATTGAAGGACTGGCTAGTTTCTTGATTGTCACGGCCTTATTGTCGATGAGCATCTCTGGGACCTATGCATACGTACATGCTGAACGAGTGAATACGTACACCCTGAATATTTTTGGTTTGGGGTTTTATCGAATCTTTCGTTCTGCGGGCAAAATCAGTGGGGCGACGCTCACTCAAGGAATGAGTATTATTTGGCTAGTAGGGTCAGTGATGCTCTGGGGTCTCAGCGAGTTGCGCCACCATTGGGTTTCACAGTGA